In one Serinus canaria isolate serCan28SL12 chromosome 2, serCan2020, whole genome shotgun sequence genomic region, the following are encoded:
- the LOC127059265 gene encoding uncharacterized protein LOC127059265, with amino-acid sequence MSQSGRTVCKGKKSGVRPEEEFSVEGEEEFSVEGEEGFSVEGEEDFSVKGEEEFGEEEFSVEGEEEFSVEGEEEFSVEGEEEFSVEGEEEFSGEGEEEFSGEGEEGFSVEGEEEFSVEGEEEFGEEEFSVEGEEEFSVEGEEEFSGEGEEGFSVEGEEGFSVEGEEEFSVEGEEEFGEEEFSVEGEEEFSVEGEEGFSVEGEEDFSVKGEEEFGEEEFSVEGEEEFSVEGEEEFSVEGEEEFSVEGEEEFSVEGEEGFSVEGEEEFSVEGEEEFSGEGEEEFGEEQFSVEGEEQSHVCGIDEEWSSVGAGDQSCMEAEEPSHMDGEEESGVEDEESSNMEGEEQSHVESEESSSVEGEEQFCVEGGDGFSVKGEEQFRVEYGNRFYVKHEE; translated from the exons atgaGCCAGTCAGGAAGGACAGTGTGTAAG gggaaaaagtctGGTGTGAGACCTGAGGAAGAGTTCAGTGTGGAAGGTGAGGAAGAGTTCAGTGTGGAAGGTGAGGAAGGGTTCAGTGTAGAAGGTGAGGAAGACTTCAGTGTGAAAGGTGAGGAAGAGTTCGGTGAGGAAGAGTTCAGTGTGGAAGGTGAGGAAGAGTTCAGTGTGGAAGGTGAGGAAGAGTTCAGTGTGGAAGGTGAGGAAGAGTTCAGTGTGGAAGGTGAGGAAGAGTTCAGTGGGGAAGGTGAGGAAGAGTTCAGTGGGGAAGGTGAGGAAGGGTTCAGTGTGGAAGGTGAGGAAGAGTTCAGTGTGGAAGGTGAGGAAGAGTTCGGTGAGGAAGAGTTCAGTGTGGAAGGTGAGGAAGAGTTCAGTGTGGAAGGTGAGGAAGAGTTCAGTGGGGAAGGTGAGGAAGGGTTCAGTGTGGAAGGTGAGGAAGGGTTCAGTGTGGAAGGTGAGGAAGAGTTCAGTGTGGAAGGTGAGGAAGAGTTCGGTGAGGAAGAGTTCAGTGTGGAAG GTGAGGAAGAGTTCAGTGTGGAAGGTGAGGAAGGGTTCAGTGTAGAAGGTGAGGAAGACTTCAGTGTGAAAGGTGAGGAAGAGTTCGGTGAGGAAGAGTTCAGTGTGGAAGGTGAGGAAGAGTTCAGTGTGGAAGGTGAGGAAGAGTTCAGTGTGGAAGGTGAGGAAGAGTTCAGTGTGGAAGGTGAGGAAGAGTTCAGTGTGGAAGGTGAGGAAGGGTTCAGTGTGGAAGGTGAGGAAGAGTTCAGTGTGGAAGGTGAGGAAGAGTTCAGTGGGGAAGGTGAGGAAGAGTTCGGTGAGGAACAGTTCAGTGTGGAAGGTGAGGAACAATCCCATGTTTGTGGGATTGATGAGGAATGGTcctctgtgggagctggagaCCAATCCTGCATGGAAGCTGAGGAACCATCCCATATGGATGGTGAGGAAGAGTCTGGTGTGGAAGATGAGGAAAGCTCCAATATGGAAGGTGAGGAGCAATCCCATGTGGAAAGTGAGGAAAGCTCCAGTGTGGAAGGGGAGGAGCAATTCTGTGTGGAAGGTGGGGACGGATTTTCTGTGAAAGGTGAGGAGCAATTCCGTGTGGAATATGGGAACAGATTTTATGTGAAACATGAGGAATAA